A region from the Aphis gossypii isolate Hap1 chromosome 1, ASM2018417v2, whole genome shotgun sequence genome encodes:
- the LOC114124136 gene encoding uncharacterized protein LOC114124136: MVVALRIVCVLSVFCGVLQAAPTVTYDQRQQGGFNLQVDVDDVAIILLPGDELAQRGILQGSDKIQQIFGRRHGVKTKKKHKKPVNCAAGTTVNPEVPYSELSSTTNFPTSSQGYEELYSTSTSSPEKLLQDVEPSVAASPVSEINVPSVPTDLDGQKIISSSDQISAATSPSAFEKKDHLEETAGSVAVSSSEMVAVKTVEKPTAVDGAAETNNITEKVAIQTVEKSTEVTKSQASEISNGSKTDVKQIETLSTKFEENPVSVSSNVKTAEKITNDEIIKVDKTPAKDSNTEDKSNEITTAKILETAEFEEVKPAEMVVIKTMEKPTDGGANKHEEFVDKTVVNASRVNGLETQVNTKTTNEPTEMIAMKTLEKPTFAEALKVVKKPTDAADAVKAADTQAGKTTSVDLSKSPVELVAMKTMETPHSAVGLTSAVEKSGITTSTKLVEIQEDKKIQNISSVENIVSRSAPKQPEMVAMKTVENLSTVKSVTSVKTVVKPGIPKSTVSSNSSLIMRKVGDHKPLPTITLEVATPKVL; encoded by the coding sequence ATGGTGGTTGCGTTGCGGATTGTTTGTGTTCTATCCGTTTTCTGTGGAGTCCTGCAGGCCGCTCCAACGGTCACGTACGACCAGAGGCAACAGGGCGGATTCAATTTGCAGGTGGACGTAGACGATGTCGCTATAATCTTGTTGCCGGGCGATGAGCTCGCCCAAAGAGGTATACTACAAGGCAGTGATAAGATACAACAAATATTCGGACGCCGCCACGGTgtcaaaacgaaaaaaaagcaCAAGAAACCGGTGAACTGCGCTGCGGGAACAACGGTTAACCCGGAAGTGCCCTACAGCGAGTTATCGTCAACAACAAACTTTCCGACATCATCACAGGGATACGAAGAACTATACTCAACGTCGACTTCGAGCCCAGAAAAATTACTGCAGGACGTGGAACCCTCGGTTGCTGCATCTCCCGTGTCCGAAATAAACGTTCCGAGTGTTCCGACCGATCTTGATGGTCAAAAAATCATCTCGAGTAGTGACCAAATTTCTGCAGCTACATCACCAAGTGCGTTCGAGAAAAAAGATCATTTGGAGGAAACTGCGGGTAGTGTTGCGGTAAGCTCTTCTGAAATGGTAGCTGTAAAAACCGTAGAAAAACCTACGGCAGTAGACGGTGCCGCCGAAACCAATAATATCACAGAAAAAGTTGCGATACAGACAGTAGAAAAATCTACAGAAGTAACAAAATCGCAGGCATCAGAGATTTCAAACGGTTCGAAAACCGACGTTAAGCAAATTGAGACGCTTTCGACAAAATTCGAAGAAAATCCCGTAAGCGTGTCATCCAATGTAAAAACAGcagaaaaaattactaatgacGAAATTATTAAAGTCGACAAAACTCCGGCAAAGGACTCGAACACCGAAGATAAATCAAATGAAATTACTACCGCAAAAATACTAGAAACTGCGGAATTCGAAGAAGTAAAACCTGCCGAGATGGTCGTTATAAAAACCATGGAAAAACCTACTGACGGCGGTGCAAACAAACACGAAGAGTTTGTCGACAAAACCGTAGTAAACGCATCGCGCGTGAATGGTTTGGAGACGCAAGTAAATACGAAAACGACTAACGAACCTACAGAAATGATCGCTATGAAAACTTTAGAAAAACCGACATTTGCCGAAGCTTTAAAGGTCGTAAAAAAACCGACGGACGCAGCTGATGCAGTTAAAGCTGCAGATACCCAAGCCGGTAAAACTACGTCAGTAGATTTGAGCAAAAGCCCTGTAGAATTAGTCGCTATGAAAACAATGGAAACTCCACATTCTGCTGTAGGGCTCACAAGTGCTGTAGAAAAGTCTGGAATTACAACAAGTACTAAGCTGGTGGAGATACAAgaagacaaaaaaatacagaatataTCTTCGGTCGAAAATATAGTCTCAAGGTCTGCTCCGAAACAACCGGAAATGGTCGCCATGAAGACTGTGGAAAATTTGTCAACGGTTAAAAGTGTAACTTCCGTGAAAACTGTGGTTAAACCTGGAATTCCCAAGTCAACGGTATCGTCAAACAGTTCCTTGATCATGCGTAAGGTAGGCGACCATAAACCGTTGCCCACAATCACGTTAGAAGTGGCAACTCCAAAAGTTTTGTAG
- the LOC114124134 gene encoding uncharacterized protein LOC114124134, with the protein MAPKTVLVQNRNKSNNSIFFKKLNRCMIINNNLRKRIEDLSEKNKELSFTRNSLLLQKLELQNENNAIRNSNIQLTAMQNIMRRKLGILEQTIQSCIPSLVTMSQCIPSMLENVHEMSKFEVKNLNNEKKEKQTKTVRPMIHGMTFTQPTVIKQFDMSPIIESPNSSSELTPIRPRRSSCISSPHNKLNTEPYVRLKDVAAMLKNSKAVPNESPKRRLNENFSEDSSWLNTQENQIQYSNDNSNATFYNSPGSKTPNEAQIDMPMTASTSINSMDNTFNNTEVQQSDLSSHIDSSMLRNITCRKRTKRSSESSIASDINDSISSSRPSRSATKKINYKEKSLGCKLRR; encoded by the coding sequence ATGGCACCCAAAACAGTATTGGTTCAAAATCGAAACAAGTCTAATAATAGcatctttttcaaaaaacttaatCGTTGTatgataatcaataataatttacgtaaACGTATTGAAGatttatcagaaaaaaataaagaattatcaTTCACTAGGAACAGTTTGTTATTACAGAAATTGGAATtgcaaaatgaaaataacgctattcgaaattcaaatattcaacTAACTGcaatgcaaaatattatgcGTAGAAAACTTGGTATACTAGAACAAACTATACAGAGCTGTATACCTTCATTGGTAACTATGTCACAATGTATCCCATCTATGTTAGAAAATGTACATGAAATGAGTAAATTTGAGgtcaaaaacttaaataatgaaaagaaagaaaaacaaacaaaaactgTAAGACCTATGATCCATGGTATGACTTTTACTCAACCAActgttataaaacaatttgatatGTCACCTATCATTGAAAGTCCTAATTCTAGTTCTGAACTAACTCCAATCAGGCCAAGAAGATCTAGTTGTATAAGCTCACCACACAATAAACTTAATACAGAACCATATGTGAGATTAAAGGATGTCGCAGCTATGTTGAAAAATTCCAAAGCTGTTCCAAATGAAAGTCCTAAACGTCgactaaatgaaaattttagtgAAGACTCAAGTTGGTTGAATACTCAAGAAAATCAAATCCAATATTCTAATGACAATTCTAATGCAACATTCTATAATTCTCCTGGATCAAAAACACCCAATGAAGCTCAGATTGATATGCCTATGACTGCTTCTACTTCAATTAATAGTAtggataatacatttaataatactgaaGTACAACAAAGTGATTTATCATCTCATATCGATTCAAGTATGCTGAGAAACATAACATGTCGAAAACGTACTAAACGATCAAGTGAATCAAGCATAGCATCAGATATTAATGATTCAATCTCTTCGTCAAGACCTAGTAGATCTGCAACAAAAAAGATAAACTACAAAGAGAAAAGCCTTGGCTGTAAACTCAGaagataa
- the LOC114124137 gene encoding uncharacterized protein LOC114124137, with the protein MQYSQRRWCTAAVPVLVLSALVILTHGATIKFDQSQTGDYNLQIHLKNIELYAVFDDSGGNDDEYEDLPDYTDTLESSTKPPQNASTTYAPTSSTVATAAVVSTNSPALALLDPYSQSNSDKIVQMVEALIASNGNTSDLPTEQPPSSANAATTSSSPPVSGQSPSAVGAAFATASATATNSTANRKCGPGYFRDPMGRCRRIRKPHLPFLQMVHTPGVIKSFQPQQRTTEDASEMKN; encoded by the exons ATGCAGTACTCGCAGCGACGGTGGTGCACCGCGGCGGTCCCGGTGCTGGTGCTGTCGGCACTGGTGATTTTGACGCACGGCGCCACGATCAAGTTCGACCAGAGCCAGACGGGCGACTACAATCTGCAGATACACCTGAAGAACATCGAACTGTACGCGGTGTTCGACGACTCGGGCGGTAACGACGACGAA TATGAAGACTTACCAGACTACACGGACACACTTGAAAGTTCAACCAAACCACCGCAAAACGCATCCACGACTTATGCTCCCACATCGAGCACTGTGGCAACAGCAGCGGTCGTAAGTACGAATTCACCAGCATTGGCGTTGTTGGACCCGTACTCACAGTCCAATAGTGACAAGATTGTTCAGATGGTCGAGGCCTTGATCGCTAGCAACGGAAACACTTCCGACTTACCCACCGAACAGCCGCCATCGTCGGCAAACGCCGCCACAACATCTTCGTCGCCACCGGTATCCGGTCAGTCTCCATCAGCCGTCGGTGCAGCTTTTGCAACCGCGTCCGCCACAGCAACGAACAGCACTGCCAACCGAAAATGTGGACCCGGATATTTCAGGGACCCGATGGGACGGTGTCGGCGTATCCGGAAACCACATTTACC gtTTTTACAAATGGTTCATACTCCAGGAGTGATAAAGTCATTCCAACCACAGCAAAGGACCACCGAAGATGCCAGCgagatgaaaaattaa